CGCTTACATCATCTATGGCCAGCCCTTGAAACCTTAACGATCTTTCCTCTCGACAGCTTGGAACCGGGGAACTATGAAAATCCTCCGTGACCCCGATTATCCGCATCTCCGATCTTAATAAGTCCTATGCCTCCGGTTTTCAGGCCCTCAAGGCTGTCAACCTCGAGATCCGAAAAGGCGAGATCTTCGCGCTCCTCGGCCCCAATGGCGCCGGCAAGACGACCTTGATCAATATCATCTGCGGGATCGTCAATCCCTCGAGCGGAACGGTGCTGGCCGACGGCCACGACATCCTCCAAGACTACCGGGCGGCCCGCTCCAAGATCGGGCTGGTGCCGCAGGAGCTGACCACCAACGCCTTCGAGACGGTATGGGCCACGGTCAGCTTCAGCCGCGGCTTGTTCGGCAAGCCGGCCGACCCGGCTTACATCGGGAAGGTTTTGAAAGACCTCTCGCTCTTCAACCGCAAGGACAGCAAGATCCTGACCCTGTCCGGCGGCATGAAGCGGCGCTTGATGATCGCCAAGGCCCTGTCCCACGAGCCGAGCATCCTGTTCCTCGACGAGCCGACCGCCGGCGTCGACGTCGAGCTGCGCCGCGACATGTGGGAGATGGTCCGGGCTTTGCGGGCCTCCGGCGTCACCATCATTTTGACGACTCACTATATCGAGGAAGCCGAGGAGATGGCCGACCGGATCGGGGTCATCAATAAGGGTGAGATCATCCTGGTCGAAGAAAAGAAGACCTTGATGGAAAAGCTCGGCAAGAAGCAATTGACCCTGCATTTGCAACATCCGCTGGAGCGAATCCCGCCCGAGCTTGCCGAATACCGGCTGGAGTTGTTGCACGGCGGCAACGACCTGCTCTACACCTTCGACGCCCAGGGCGAGCAAAAAGGAATTCCCCTGCTCTTGCGGCGGCTCGGCGAGCTGGGCATCGATTTCAAGGACCTCCAGACCAGCCAGAGCTCGCTGGAGGACATCTTCGTCGACTTGGTGAGGGACCCCTCATGAACTTTCACGCCATCCGGGCGATCTAT
This window of the bacterium genome carries:
- a CDS encoding ABC transporter ATP-binding protein — its product is MTPIIRISDLNKSYASGFQALKAVNLEIRKGEIFALLGPNGAGKTTLINIICGIVNPSSGTVLADGHDILQDYRAARSKIGLVPQELTTNAFETVWATVSFSRGLFGKPADPAYIGKVLKDLSLFNRKDSKILTLSGGMKRRLMIAKALSHEPSILFLDEPTAGVDVELRRDMWEMVRALRASGVTIILTTHYIEEAEEMADRIGVINKGEIILVEEKKTLMEKLGKKQLTLHLQHPLERIPPELAEYRLELLHGGNDLLYTFDAQGEQKGIPLLLRRLGELGIDFKDLQTSQSSLEDIFVDLVRDPS